One segment of Tenrec ecaudatus isolate mTenEca1 chromosome 1, mTenEca1.hap1, whole genome shotgun sequence DNA contains the following:
- the PRPF38B gene encoding pre-mRNA-splicing factor 38B isoform X1 has product MANNSPALTGNSHPQHQAAAASVQQQQQCGGGGATKPAVSGKQGNVLPLWGNEKTMNLNPMILTNILSSPYFKVQLYELKTYHEVVDEIYFKVTHVEPWEKGSRKTAGQTGMCGGVRGVGTGGIVSTAFCLLYKLFTLKLTRKQVMGLITHTDSPYIRALGFMYIRYTQPPTDLWDWFESFLDDEEDLDVKAGGGCVMTIGEMLRSFLTKLEWFSTLFPRIPVPVQKNIDQQIKTRPRKIKKEVKEGPEEIDRHVERRRSRSPRRSLSPRRSPRRSRSRSHHREGHGSSSFDRELEREKERQRLEREAKEREKERRRSRSTDRGLERRRSRSRERHRSRSRSRDRKGDRRDRDREREKENERGRRRDRDYDKERGLDRDKERERSRERSKERRSRGDVEEKKHKDDKDDRRHREDKKEFKKEKKHSRSRSRERKHRSRSRNAGKRSRSRSREKSSKHKNESKEKSNKRSRSGSQGRTDSIEKRKREHSPGKEKSRKRSRSKERSHKRDHSDSKDQSDKQDRQRSQSIERESQEKHKNKEETV; this is encoded by the exons ATGGCCAACAACAGCCCCGCGCTGACAGGCAATTCGCACCCGCAGCACCAGGCGGCCGCGGCCTCGGTCCAGCAACAGCAGCagtgcggcggcggcggcgccacCAAGCCGGCCGTCTCGGGCAAGCAGGGCAATGTGCTGCCGCTGTGGGGCAACGAGAAGACCATGAACCTCAACCCTATGATCCTCACCAACATCCTGTCGTCGCCGTACTTCAAAGTGCAGCTTTACGAGCTCAAGACCTACCACGAGGTGGTGGACGAGATCTACTTTAAG GTCACGCATGTTGagccgtgggagaaaggaagcaggAAAACAGCAGGCCAGACAGGGATGTGCGGAGGG GTTCGAGGTGTTGGAACTGGAGGAATTGTTTCTACAGCTTTTTGCTTATTGTACAAATTGTTTACTTTGAAGTTAACTCGTAAGCAAGTGATGGGTCTCATAACACATACAGATTCTCCATATATTCGAGCTCTTGGATTTATGTATATAAG GTACACACAGCCCCCTACAGATCTGTGGGACTGGTTTGAATCCTTCCTTGATGATGAAGAG GACCTAGATGTGAAGGCTGGTGGAGGCTGTGTAATGACCATTGGAGAAATGCTACGGTCTTTTCTCACAAAACTGGAGTGGTTTTCTACCTTGTTTCCAAGAATTCCAGTCCCAGTTCAGAAGAATATTGATCAACAGATTAAAACCCGACCGAGAAAAATCAAGAAAGAGGTGAAGGAAGGCCCTGAGGAGATAGACAGACATGTTGAGCGCCGACGTTCAAG GTCTCCCAGGAGATCCCTTAGTCCACGGAGGTCCCCCAGAAGATCAAGAAGCAGAAGCCATCATCGAGAGGGTCATGGATCTTCTAGTTTTGACAGAGAATTAGAAAGGGAGAAAGAACGCCAGCGACTAGAACGTGAagccaaagaaagagaaaaggaaaggcGAAGATCCAGAAGTACTGATCGGGGATTAGAGCGTAGGCGTAGCAGGAGTAGGGAAAGGCATCGAAGTCGCAGTCGAAGTCGTGATAGGAAAGGGGATAGAAGGGACAGGGatcgagaaagagagaaagaaaatgagagagGTAGAAGACGGGATCGGGACTATGATAAGGAGCGGGGTCTGGACAGAGATAAGGAGCGGGAGCGATCCAGAGAACGGTCCAAGGAACGAAGGAGTAGAGGTGATGTAGAGGAGAAGAAACACAAAGATGACAAAGATGACAGACGGCACAGAGAAGACAAAAAGGAattcaagaaagagaaaaagcacAGTAGAAGTCGAAGCAGAGAGAGGAAAcataggagcaggagcaggaatgCAGGGAAGCGGAGTCGAAGCAGGAGCCGAGAGAAGTCAAGCAAacacaaaaatgaaagtaaagaaaaatCAAACAAGCGAAGTAGAAGTGGCAGTCAAGGAAGAACTGACAGTATTGAAAAAAGGAAACGAGAACATAGCCCCGGCAAAGAAAAGTCTAGAAAGCGTAGCAGAAGCAAAGAACGTTCCCACAAACGAGATCACAGTGATAGTAAGGACCAGTCAGACAAACAGGATCGTCAGAGGAGCCAAAGTATAGAACGAGAGAGCcaagaaaaacataaaaacaaagagGAGACtgtgtga
- the PRPF38B gene encoding pre-mRNA-splicing factor 38B isoform X4, with protein sequence MANNSPALTGNSHPQHQAAAASVQQQQQCGGGGATKPAVSGKQGNVLPLWGNEKTMNLNPMILTNILSSPYFKVQLYELKTYHEVVDEIYFKVTHVEPWEKGSRKTAGQTGMCGGVSRSSRCWNWRNCFYSFLLIVQIVYFEVNS encoded by the exons ATGGCCAACAACAGCCCCGCGCTGACAGGCAATTCGCACCCGCAGCACCAGGCGGCCGCGGCCTCGGTCCAGCAACAGCAGCagtgcggcggcggcggcgccacCAAGCCGGCCGTCTCGGGCAAGCAGGGCAATGTGCTGCCGCTGTGGGGCAACGAGAAGACCATGAACCTCAACCCTATGATCCTCACCAACATCCTGTCGTCGCCGTACTTCAAAGTGCAGCTTTACGAGCTCAAGACCTACCACGAGGTGGTGGACGAGATCTACTTTAAG GTCACGCATGTTGagccgtgggagaaaggaagcaggAAAACAGCAGGCCAGACAGGGATGTGCGGAGGGGTAAGTAGAA GTTCGAGGTGTTGGAACTGGAGGAATTGTTTCTACAGCTTTTTGCTTATTGTACAAATTGTTTACTTTGAAGTTAACTCGTAA
- the PRPF38B gene encoding pre-mRNA-splicing factor 38B isoform X5, whose translation MANNSPALTGNSHPQHQAAAASVQQQQQCGGGGATKPAVSGKQGNVLPLWGNEKTMNLNPMILTNILSSPYFKVQLYELKTYHEVVDEIYFKFCFVSRIDSVLQRGSEQPRVAGRGHAC comes from the exons ATGGCCAACAACAGCCCCGCGCTGACAGGCAATTCGCACCCGCAGCACCAGGCGGCCGCGGCCTCGGTCCAGCAACAGCAGCagtgcggcggcggcggcgccacCAAGCCGGCCGTCTCGGGCAAGCAGGGCAATGTGCTGCCGCTGTGGGGCAACGAGAAGACCATGAACCTCAACCCTATGATCCTCACCAACATCCTGTCGTCGCCGTACTTCAAAGTGCAGCTTTACGAGCTCAAGACCTACCACGAGGTGGTGGACGAGATCTACTTTAAG TTCTGTTTCGTTAGCAGGATTGACTCAGTCTTGCAGCGAGGCTCGGAGCAGCCCAGGGTCGCAGGTAGAG GTCACGCATGTTGa
- the PRPF38B gene encoding pre-mRNA-splicing factor 38B isoform X2 has translation MANNSPALTGNSHPQHQAAAASVQQQQQCGGGGATKPAVSGKQGNVLPLWGNEKTMNLNPMILTNILSSPYFKVQLYELKTYHEVVDEIYFKVTHVEPWEKGSRKTAGQTGMCGGVRGVGTGGIVSTAFCLLYKLFTLKLTRKQVMGLITHTDSPYIRALGFMYIRYTQPPTDLWDWFESFLDDEEVCQQGFGTDNS, from the exons ATGGCCAACAACAGCCCCGCGCTGACAGGCAATTCGCACCCGCAGCACCAGGCGGCCGCGGCCTCGGTCCAGCAACAGCAGCagtgcggcggcggcggcgccacCAAGCCGGCCGTCTCGGGCAAGCAGGGCAATGTGCTGCCGCTGTGGGGCAACGAGAAGACCATGAACCTCAACCCTATGATCCTCACCAACATCCTGTCGTCGCCGTACTTCAAAGTGCAGCTTTACGAGCTCAAGACCTACCACGAGGTGGTGGACGAGATCTACTTTAAG GTCACGCATGTTGagccgtgggagaaaggaagcaggAAAACAGCAGGCCAGACAGGGATGTGCGGAGGG GTTCGAGGTGTTGGAACTGGAGGAATTGTTTCTACAGCTTTTTGCTTATTGTACAAATTGTTTACTTTGAAGTTAACTCGTAAGCAAGTGATGGGTCTCATAACACATACAGATTCTCCATATATTCGAGCTCTTGGATTTATGTATATAAG GTACACACAGCCCCCTACAGATCTGTGGGACTGGTTTGAATCCTTCCTTGATGATGAAGAGGTATGTCAACAAGG GTTTGGGACTGACAATAGCTGA
- the PRPF38B gene encoding pre-mRNA-splicing factor 38B isoform X3, translating into MANNSPALTGNSHPQHQAAAASVQQQQQCGGGGATKPAVSGKQGNVLPLWGNEKTMNLNPMILTNILSSPYFKVQLYELKTYHEVVDEIYFKVTHVEPWEKGSRKTAGQTGMCGGVRGVGTGGIVSTAFCLLYKLFTLKLTRKQVMGLITHTDSPYIRALGFMYIRYTQPPTDLWDWFESFLDDEEVWD; encoded by the exons ATGGCCAACAACAGCCCCGCGCTGACAGGCAATTCGCACCCGCAGCACCAGGCGGCCGCGGCCTCGGTCCAGCAACAGCAGCagtgcggcggcggcggcgccacCAAGCCGGCCGTCTCGGGCAAGCAGGGCAATGTGCTGCCGCTGTGGGGCAACGAGAAGACCATGAACCTCAACCCTATGATCCTCACCAACATCCTGTCGTCGCCGTACTTCAAAGTGCAGCTTTACGAGCTCAAGACCTACCACGAGGTGGTGGACGAGATCTACTTTAAG GTCACGCATGTTGagccgtgggagaaaggaagcaggAAAACAGCAGGCCAGACAGGGATGTGCGGAGGG GTTCGAGGTGTTGGAACTGGAGGAATTGTTTCTACAGCTTTTTGCTTATTGTACAAATTGTTTACTTTGAAGTTAACTCGTAAGCAAGTGATGGGTCTCATAACACATACAGATTCTCCATATATTCGAGCTCTTGGATTTATGTATATAAG GTACACACAGCCCCCTACAGATCTGTGGGACTGGTTTGAATCCTTCCTTGATGATGAAGAG GTTTGGGACTGA
- the PRPF38B gene encoding pre-mRNA-splicing factor 38B isoform X6, whose amino-acid sequence MANNSPALTGNSHPQHQAAAASVQQQQQCGGGGATKPAVSGKQGNVLPLWGNEKTMNLNPMILTNILSSPYFKVQLYELKTYHEVVDEIYFKD is encoded by the exons ATGGCCAACAACAGCCCCGCGCTGACAGGCAATTCGCACCCGCAGCACCAGGCGGCCGCGGCCTCGGTCCAGCAACAGCAGCagtgcggcggcggcggcgccacCAAGCCGGCCGTCTCGGGCAAGCAGGGCAATGTGCTGCCGCTGTGGGGCAACGAGAAGACCATGAACCTCAACCCTATGATCCTCACCAACATCCTGTCGTCGCCGTACTTCAAAGTGCAGCTTTACGAGCTCAAGACCTACCACGAGGTGGTGGACGAGATCTACTTTAAG GATTGA